The following proteins are encoded in a genomic region of Gossypium hirsutum isolate 1008001.06 chromosome D05, Gossypium_hirsutum_v2.1, whole genome shotgun sequence:
- the LOC107903943 gene encoding microtubule-associated protein 70-4, producing the protein MAEIAGEAAEVTGNARSESPVRLTSTTSGAPPPLAVSASFKESGGKGSSRRRTVRPSFDADNDFITLLHGSDPVKVELNRLENEVRDKDGELGEAQAEIKALRMSERLREKAVEELTDDLSKMAEKLKLTESLLESKNLEIKKINDEKKASMAAQFAAEATLRRVHAAQKDDDMPPIEAILAPLEAELKLARQEIAKLQDDNKALDRLTKSKEAALIDAERTVEFALAKASMVDDLQNKNQELMKQIEICQEENKILDKMHRQKVAEVEKLMQTVRELEEAVLAGGAAANAVRDYQRKVQEMNEERKTLDRELARAKVSANRVATVVANEWKDANDKVMPVKQWLEERRCLQGEMQQLRDKLAITERTAKSEAQLKEKYLLRLRVLEDSLRGSSNSVSRSTSDGRSVSNGRSRRQSLGGADNFSKLTPSGVLSKRSPSFQLRSSFSSSTVLKHAKGTSKSFDGGTRSLDVTKVLLNGTDSNSSLNQPSEGKAEAPSDEKPNNFLAVDAEDNVSGVLYDLLQKEVIALRKAGHEKDLSLKDKDEAIEMLAKKVETLTKAMEVEAKKMRREVATMEKEVAAMRVEKEHENRAKRFGNSKGSAAQLLTGRNVSRSGLTRSTQ; encoded by the exons ATGGCGGAGATTGCCGGCGAAGCGGCAGAGGTAACAGGCAATGCGAGAAGTGAGTCGCCGGTGAGGTTGACTTCGACCACGTCGGGAGCACCTCCGCCTTTGGCGGTGTCGGCGTCGTTTAAGGAGAGTGGAGGGAAAGGTTCGTCGAGGAGGAGAACTGTCAGACCTAGCTTCGATGCGGATAACGACTTCATTACGTTGCTTCACGGTTCGGATCCGGTGAAAGTTGAGCTTAATCGGTTGGAGAATGAAGTTAGAG ATAAAGATGGAGAATTGGGAGAAGCACAAGCCGAAATTAAGGCATTAAGGATGTCTGAAAGGCTAAGAGAAAAGGCTGTCGAAGAG CTCACTGATGATCTCTCAAAAATGGCGGAGAAGCTTAAACTGACAGAATCTCTTCTGGAAAGCAAG AACCtagaaatcaagaaaataaatgaTGAGAAGAAGGCATCCATGGCTGCTCAGTTTGCAGCTGAGGCCACTCTGCGGAGGGTTCATGCTGCTCAAAAGGACGATGATATGCCTCCAATTGAAGCAATTCTTGCACCCTTGGAGGCTGAGCTGAAGCTTGCTCGGCAAGAG ATTGCAAAGCTTCAAGATGATAACAAAGCTCTCGATCGTCTAACTAAATCAAAAGAAGCAGCTTTAATTGATGCTGAAAGAACTGTAGAGTTTGCATTGGCGAAAGCTTCCATGGTAGATGATCTCCAAAATAAAAACCAGGAATTGATGAAGCAGATAGAAATTTGCCAG gaagaaaacaaaattttggacaaaatgcATCGCCAAAAGGTTGCAGAGGTTGAAAAGCTTATGCAAACAGTTAGGGAGCTGGAAGAGGCAGTTCTTGCTGGTGGTGCTGCTGCAAATGCAGTGAGGGACTACCAGAGGAAAGTTCAGGAGATGAAT GAGGAAAGAAAAACACTTGATCGAGAGCTGGCACGTGCAAAAGTAAGTGCTAATAGAGTGGCCACAGTTGTAGCAAATGAGTGGAAAGATGCTAATGACAAAGTGATGCCTGTAAAACAATGGCTTGAAGAGCGGAGATGCTTGCAG GGAGAAATGCAGCAACTTCGTGACAAGCTTGCTATAACTGAGCGAACTGCAAAATCTGAAGCACAGTTGAAA GAGAAATATCTATTGCGGCTCAGAGTTCTAGAAGACAGCTTGAGAGGATCTTCTAACAGTGTTAGTCGCAGTACATCAGATGGAAGAAGTGTGAGCAATGGGCGTTCTAGGCGTCAGTCTCTTGGTGGAGCtgataacttctcaaaacttACCCCCAGTGGGGTTTTATCCAAGAGATCACCAAGCTTTCAATTGAGATCATCTTTCTCGTCTAGTACAGTATTGAAGCATGCTAAAGGAACATCCAAGTCATTTGATGGAGGCACAAGATCGTTAGATGTGACAAAAGTGCTTTTAAATGGAACAGACTCAAATAGTTCACTCAACCAGCCTTCAGAGGGAAAGGCTGAGGCACCAAGTGATGAAAAACCAAATAATTTCCTGGCAGTGGATGCAGAGGATAATGTATCTGGAGTATTGTATGATTTGTTGCAAAAAGAGGTCATAGCTTTGAGGAAAGCTGGTCACGAGAAAGATCTAAGCCTTAAGGATAAGGATGAGGCAATTGAG ATGCTTGCCAAGAAGGTGGAAACATTGACAAAGGCAATGGAAGTTGAGGCTAAAAAGATGCGACGTGAAGTAGCCACTATGGAGAAAGAGGTTGCTGCCATGCGTGTCGAGAAAGAACATGAGAATCGGGCCAAGCGGTTTGGTAACTCCAAGGGGTCTGCTGCTCAGCTGCTTACCGGAAG AAACGTATCTCGAAGTGGGTTAACACGCAGCACTCAATGA